Proteins encoded within one genomic window of Ammonifex degensii KC4:
- the atpB gene encoding F0F1 ATP synthase subunit A produces the protein MREKKRAKRGWLLWALLGFVLVTAAGCAEDFSLEKIHHDLNIWHIPHGPWHLGTVAGFSVDVNPSTIIFTWVAMILTLLIALAAVRGADVRRPTKMQALFEIMLESFRGLVYDSMGEKKGRPLYYLFVTFFYFILICNLLGLVPTCVAPTADINTTLGLAIITFVLMYVWGLKYKGPKLFLHYFYPIPLLPIIEDLAKPVTLAFRLYGNMYGKEVMLLALLGLIRGAAEWCGGFTASVIWLAFGVFVSFIQAFVFAVLSIAYISLASAEDH, from the coding sequence TTGCGGGAAAAGAAGCGGGCCAAGAGGGGTTGGCTTTTGTGGGCCTTGCTCGGCTTCGTGCTCGTCACGGCGGCGGGTTGTGCAGAAGACTTTTCCCTGGAGAAAATCCACCACGACCTTAACATTTGGCATATCCCGCACGGTCCCTGGCATCTGGGCACTGTAGCAGGGTTCTCGGTGGACGTTAACCCCAGCACCATCATCTTCACCTGGGTGGCAATGATTTTGACCCTGCTCATAGCCCTCGCGGCCGTGAGGGGCGCGGACGTGCGGCGTCCCACTAAGATGCAGGCCCTTTTCGAGATCATGCTGGAATCTTTTCGGGGCCTCGTTTACGACAGCATGGGGGAGAAAAAGGGGCGTCCCTTGTACTACCTCTTCGTAACCTTCTTCTACTTCATCCTGATCTGTAACCTTTTGGGCCTGGTGCCCACCTGCGTAGCCCCGACGGCGGACATCAACACCACTTTGGGCCTAGCAATCATCACCTTCGTGTTGATGTACGTCTGGGGGCTGAAGTACAAGGGGCCGAAGCTCTTCCTGCATTACTTCTATCCCATACCCCTCCTCCCCATAATCGAGGACCTGGCGAAGCCGGTCACCCTGGCCTTCCGACTCTACGGAAACATGTACGGTAAAGAAGTCATGTTGCTGGCCCTGCTGGGGCTTATCCGAGGGGCGGCGGAGTGGTGCGGGGGATTCACGGCTTCGGTTATCTGGCTGGCTTTTGGTGTATTCGTCTCCTTCATCCAGGCTTTCGTGTTCGCCGTGCTGAGCATCGCTTACATATCCTTGGCTTCTGCTGAGGATCACTAA
- the atpE gene encoding F0F1 ATP synthase subunit C, translating into METGAAAALGMALAAGLGALGAAIGDGICTSKLLEGVARQPEARGQLMTLMFISVGLIESIPIIAVVVAFMLMGKIA; encoded by the coding sequence GTGGAGACAGGTGCTGCGGCTGCTTTGGGCATGGCGCTGGCGGCGGGGCTCGGCGCCCTCGGTGCGGCCATCGGCGACGGAATCTGCACCTCCAAGCTCCTGGAGGGTGTGGCCCGTCAGCCAGAGGCGCGGGGGCAGCTCATGACCCTCATGTTTATATCCGTGGGTCTGATCGAGTCCATCCCCATCATCGCCGTCGTAGTAGCGTTCATGCTCATGGGTAAGATTGCTTAA
- the atpF gene encoding F0F1 ATP synthase subunit B, with translation MQIFHFLLLLLLLWLVAYKPLMRILEERQNLVARNIEQAEAQQEEARKLKEEMEASLRRAREEAQLIIERATKASEEQAQAILDAAKEEANRIKESALAEIEREKERALAELKDQVANLAILVAGKVIREALPEELQQKLIQEAISEVKQLPC, from the coding sequence ATGCAGATATTCCACTTCCTGCTCCTGCTGCTCTTGCTCTGGTTGGTGGCCTATAAGCCGCTCATGCGGATTCTGGAGGAGCGGCAAAACCTCGTAGCCCGGAACATCGAGCAGGCGGAAGCCCAGCAAGAGGAAGCCCGGAAGCTTAAGGAGGAGATGGAAGCCAGCTTGCGTCGAGCCCGGGAGGAAGCACAGCTCATCATCGAGCGGGCTACCAAGGCCAGCGAGGAGCAGGCTCAAGCTATCCTGGATGCTGCCAAGGAAGAGGCTAACCGCATCAAAGAGAGTGCCCTGGCGGAAATCGAACGGGAGAAGGAGCGGGCCTTGGCCGAACTCAAGGACCAGGTGGCCAATCTGGCTATCTTGGTGGCCGGCAAGGTGATAAGGGAAGCTTTGCCGGAAGAGTTGCAGCAGAAGCTCATCCAGGAGGCCATAAGTGAGGTGAAGCAGCTGCCATGCTAA
- the atpH gene encoding ATP synthase F1 subunit delta, with amino-acid sequence MLKGAVAQRYAEALFGLAQEKGLLDKIEEDLRAVEEALATSSDLRRVFYHPQVPAEVKKAIVKELWEKDLHPYTLNFLNVVLDARREIFFKDIVAEYRRLLNETKNLVEVEVTSAIELSPEQASALTEALKEAVKREVTVRYRVNPDILGGLVVRIGNRVIDASVARQLERLREQIREIRVS; translated from the coding sequence ATGCTAAAAGGGGCGGTGGCACAGCGCTACGCCGAAGCGCTCTTCGGCCTAGCCCAGGAGAAAGGCCTCCTGGACAAGATCGAGGAGGATCTGCGCGCAGTAGAGGAGGCGCTGGCTACGTCAAGCGATCTGCGACGGGTCTTTTACCATCCCCAGGTGCCGGCGGAAGTTAAAAAGGCCATCGTCAAGGAGCTCTGGGAAAAGGACCTCCATCCCTACACGCTTAACTTCCTCAACGTGGTGCTGGATGCCCGGCGCGAGATCTTCTTCAAGGACATAGTGGCAGAGTACCGGCGCCTGCTCAATGAAACCAAGAACTTAGTCGAGGTGGAAGTGACTTCGGCCATCGAACTTTCGCCGGAGCAGGCCTCCGCCTTGACCGAGGCTTTAAAAGAGGCGGTCAAGCGGGAAGTTACGGTTCGCTACCGCGTCAACCCCGACATCCTGGGGGGGCTGGTGGTGCGTATCGGCAACCGGGTTATAGACGCCAGCGTGGCGCGGCAGCTAGAAAGACTTCGGGAGCAAATCCGTGAAATTCGGGTAAGTTAA
- the atpA gene encoding F0F1 ATP synthase subunit alpha — protein sequence MKLRPEEISSIIRQQIEKYEVQVEVADVGTVIYIGDGVARVYGLEDCMYSELLEFPGGVYGMALNLEEDNVGAVILGPYTHIKEGDVVKRTGRIASVPVGEELIGRVINPVGMPLDGKGPIKSQKFRPIERIAPGVIYREPVNTPVQTGIKAIDSMIPIGRGQRELILGDRQTGKTAIAVDTIINQKGQNMICIYVAIGQKASTVANVIEKFREYGAMDYTVVVVATASDPAPLLYIAPFAGCAIGEEFMEQGKDVLIVYDDLSKQAAAYRELSLLLRRPPGREAYPGDIFNLHSRLLERACKLHPNYGGGSLTALPIIETQQGDVSAYIPTNVISITDGQIYLEPDLFYAGIRPAINVGLSVSRVGGKAQRKCMRQVAGRLRLDLAQYRELAAFAQFGTDLDKATLARLRRGERLTELLKQDQYCPMPLEEQVMSIYTGVHGYLDDLPVDKVRDFEAEFLKFMRTQYPDVGEAIKRDLEIKPEVEEKLRQAIEEFKKDFKLRHGLA from the coding sequence ATGAAGCTTAGGCCCGAAGAGATAAGCTCCATAATTCGCCAGCAGATAGAGAAGTACGAGGTCCAGGTCGAAGTGGCCGACGTCGGCACCGTAATTTACATTGGTGACGGCGTGGCGCGTGTTTACGGCCTGGAGGATTGCATGTACTCGGAGCTTTTGGAGTTCCCGGGCGGCGTCTACGGAATGGCGCTGAACCTGGAGGAAGACAACGTAGGTGCTGTTATCCTGGGTCCCTACACGCACATTAAAGAAGGGGACGTGGTTAAGCGCACCGGTCGTATCGCCTCGGTGCCGGTGGGAGAGGAGCTCATCGGCCGGGTCATCAACCCGGTAGGTATGCCGCTCGACGGCAAGGGACCCATCAAGTCCCAGAAGTTCCGTCCCATCGAGCGTATCGCCCCCGGTGTTATCTACCGCGAGCCGGTAAACACACCTGTGCAGACCGGTATCAAGGCTATCGACTCCATGATCCCCATCGGGCGTGGGCAGCGCGAGCTCATTTTGGGCGACCGGCAGACGGGTAAGACAGCCATTGCGGTGGATACCATCATCAACCAGAAAGGACAGAATATGATTTGCATCTACGTGGCTATCGGTCAAAAGGCCTCCACCGTGGCCAACGTGATCGAGAAGTTCCGGGAGTACGGCGCCATGGACTACACCGTGGTGGTGGTGGCTACGGCTTCCGACCCGGCGCCGCTGCTGTACATTGCTCCCTTCGCCGGATGTGCCATCGGCGAGGAGTTCATGGAGCAGGGCAAGGATGTGCTCATCGTCTACGACGACCTCTCCAAGCAAGCAGCGGCTTACCGCGAACTCTCGCTCCTGCTACGGCGTCCGCCGGGACGCGAGGCTTATCCGGGCGACATCTTCAACCTGCACTCGCGCCTGCTGGAGCGGGCTTGCAAGCTGCATCCTAACTACGGCGGTGGTAGCCTGACGGCCCTGCCCATTATCGAGACCCAGCAGGGTGACGTTTCGGCTTATATTCCCACCAACGTGATCTCCATCACCGACGGGCAGATCTACTTGGAGCCGGACCTCTTCTACGCTGGTATCCGCCCGGCTATCAACGTGGGGCTCTCGGTGTCGCGCGTGGGTGGTAAGGCGCAGCGCAAGTGCATGCGGCAGGTAGCTGGTCGGCTGCGCTTGGACTTGGCCCAGTACCGCGAGCTGGCGGCTTTCGCCCAGTTCGGTACCGACCTGGACAAGGCTACGCTAGCCCGACTGCGCCGCGGTGAGCGCCTGACCGAGCTTTTGAAGCAGGACCAGTACTGCCCCATGCCGCTCGAAGAGCAGGTCATGTCGATCTACACCGGCGTACACGGTTATCTCGATGACCTGCCGGTAGATAAGGTGCGCGACTTCGAAGCCGAATTCCTGAAGTTCATGCGCACGCAGTATCCCGATGTAGGCGAGGCCATCAAGCGGGATCTGGAGATCAAGCCGGAGGTTGAGGAGAAGCTCAGGCAGGCCATTGAAGAGTTCAAGAAGGACTTCAAGCTCCGGCACGGGCTGGCCTAA
- the atpG gene encoding ATP synthase F1 subunit gamma produces MPSLRDYRRRIKSLQSTRKICQAMKAVATAKMAKAQAALLAARPYSRHLREVLARLARAAGDVRHPLLAVREPRKVCYVVMTADRGLCGGFNSNLLRLAMREISACPGEVALIAVGRKGRNFFRFRRMAMDAEFTGLGEEIRFAYAREIAKVIINKYSAGEYDAVYLIYPQFINILVQRPTVQKVLPIEPPTEEPKAKGPEPLYIFEPSAEGVLCDLLPKYVETAIFHALLELKAGEHSARMTAMDAATKNTEDLIARLTLKMNRVRQESITKELLDIVGGAAALES; encoded by the coding sequence ATGCCCAGTCTGCGCGACTATCGACGCCGCATCAAGAGCCTGCAGAGCACCCGGAAGATCTGCCAAGCTATGAAGGCGGTAGCCACCGCCAAAATGGCCAAGGCGCAGGCGGCCCTGCTGGCGGCGCGACCTTACTCTCGTCACTTGCGGGAAGTACTGGCGCGGCTTGCCCGTGCGGCGGGCGACGTGCGTCATCCCTTGCTGGCCGTACGCGAGCCCCGGAAGGTCTGTTACGTAGTCATGACCGCCGACCGGGGCTTGTGCGGCGGCTTCAACAGCAACCTGCTGCGCCTGGCCATGCGGGAAATAAGCGCCTGTCCGGGCGAGGTAGCTCTAATAGCTGTGGGGCGCAAAGGACGCAACTTCTTCCGCTTCCGGCGCATGGCCATGGACGCGGAGTTTACCGGGCTGGGGGAGGAAATTCGCTTCGCTTACGCCCGGGAGATCGCCAAGGTCATCATCAACAAGTACTCTGCCGGAGAGTACGACGCGGTCTACCTGATCTACCCCCAGTTTATCAATATCTTGGTGCAGCGCCCCACCGTGCAGAAAGTGCTTCCCATCGAACCGCCGACGGAGGAGCCCAAGGCCAAAGGGCCGGAGCCACTGTATATCTTCGAACCCTCGGCGGAAGGGGTGCTCTGCGATCTCCTGCCCAAGTATGTGGAGACGGCGATCTTCCACGCTCTGCTTGAGCTCAAGGCGGGTGAGCACAGCGCCCGCATGACGGCTATGGACGCGGCTACCAAGAACACGGAAGACCTCATTGCCCGTTTGACACTCAAGATGAACCGGGTGCGGCAGGAAAGCATCACAAAGGAGCTGCTTGACATCGTGGGTGGCGCGGCCGCACTCGAGTCTTAA
- the atpD gene encoding F0F1 ATP synthase subunit beta codes for MAEKNVGEVVQVIGVVVDVRFPPGHVPEIYNALKVEYDDPTTGEKKELTLEVEQHLGNNVVRTVAMSSTDGLKRGTKVIDTGAPISVPVGRPVLGRLLDVLGNPIDGKGPIKAEKYYPIHRPAPPLVEQSTKVEQLETGLKVIDLLVPFMKGGKIGMFGGAGVGKTVIVMELINNIAKQHGGISVFAGVGERTREGNELYLEMTEAGVLDKTMMVFGQMNEPPGCRLRVGLTALCLAEYFRDEEGADVLLFIDNIFRFAQAGTEVSALLGRMPSAVGYQPTLATEMGQLQERITSTVKGSITSVQAIYVPADDLTDPAPATTFAHLDGTVVLSRQIAELGIYPAVDPLDSTSRILDPKVVGVEHYQVARGVQKVLQRYKELQDIIAILGMEELSEEDKLIVARARKLQKFLSQPFHVAEAFTGRPGVYVPLKETIRGFKEILEGKHDDLPEDAFYMVGTIDEAVEKGKQLLAAAS; via the coding sequence ATGGCGGAGAAGAATGTAGGCGAAGTGGTCCAAGTCATAGGCGTAGTGGTGGACGTGCGCTTTCCTCCGGGCCATGTACCGGAAATCTACAACGCCCTTAAGGTAGAGTACGACGACCCCACCACCGGGGAGAAGAAAGAGCTTACCCTGGAAGTGGAGCAGCACCTGGGGAACAACGTGGTGCGGACGGTAGCCATGTCCTCCACCGACGGCCTTAAGCGGGGTACCAAGGTCATCGACACGGGGGCGCCCATATCTGTGCCCGTGGGGCGGCCGGTGCTGGGGCGCCTGCTTGACGTGCTGGGCAACCCCATCGACGGCAAAGGCCCCATCAAGGCTGAAAAGTACTACCCCATTCACCGGCCAGCTCCGCCCCTGGTGGAGCAGTCCACCAAGGTAGAGCAGCTGGAGACCGGGCTTAAGGTTATCGACCTGCTGGTGCCCTTCATGAAGGGCGGCAAGATCGGCATGTTCGGGGGCGCCGGCGTAGGTAAGACGGTTATCGTTATGGAGCTCATCAACAACATCGCCAAGCAGCACGGCGGTATCTCGGTGTTTGCCGGCGTGGGGGAGCGCACCCGCGAGGGTAACGAGCTTTACTTGGAGATGACCGAGGCCGGCGTACTCGACAAGACGATGATGGTCTTCGGGCAGATGAACGAGCCTCCGGGATGCCGGTTGCGCGTGGGCTTGACGGCCCTCTGCCTGGCCGAGTACTTCCGGGACGAAGAAGGAGCGGACGTGCTCCTCTTCATTGACAATATCTTCCGCTTCGCCCAGGCAGGTACCGAGGTCTCTGCTCTCCTGGGCCGGATGCCCTCGGCCGTAGGATACCAGCCTACCCTGGCCACGGAGATGGGCCAGCTGCAGGAGCGCATCACCTCCACGGTGAAGGGCTCCATCACCTCGGTGCAGGCCATCTACGTGCCGGCGGACGACCTGACCGACCCGGCGCCGGCCACCACCTTCGCCCACCTGGACGGTACGGTGGTGCTTTCGCGGCAGATCGCCGAGCTGGGTATTTACCCGGCGGTGGACCCGCTCGACTCCACTTCCCGCATCCTAGACCCCAAGGTGGTGGGGGTGGAGCACTACCAGGTAGCGCGGGGCGTGCAGAAGGTCCTCCAGCGCTACAAGGAGTTGCAGGACATCATCGCCATCCTGGGCATGGAGGAACTTTCGGAAGAGGACAAACTGATCGTGGCCCGGGCCCGGAAGCTGCAGAAGTTCCTGTCCCAGCCCTTCCACGTGGCCGAAGCCTTCACCGGTCGCCCCGGTGTCTACGTGCCGCTTAAGGAAACCATCCGCGGCTTCAAGGAGATCCTGGAGGGCAAGCACGACGACCTGCCCGAGGATGCCTTCTACATGGTGGGCACCATCGACGAGGCGGTGGAGAAGGGCAAGCAGCTCCTGGCGGCGGCCTCCTAA
- a CDS encoding F0F1 ATP synthase subunit epsilon produces the protein MAEKLQKLVVVTPARVVFTDEVRMVVARGVEGELGILPDHAPLITRLKTDVVRIQKDGQWRVMAVSNGFLEVKNNQVTILADAAELAEEIDVERARRAKERAEERLRARTPDIDIARAEAALMRALARLKAVELAQRYRGTAR, from the coding sequence TTGGCGGAAAAGTTGCAGAAGCTGGTGGTGGTAACCCCGGCGCGCGTGGTCTTCACCGACGAGGTGCGCATGGTGGTCGCCCGCGGAGTAGAGGGAGAGTTGGGCATACTGCCCGACCACGCGCCCCTCATCACCCGCCTGAAGACCGACGTGGTGCGCATCCAGAAGGATGGGCAGTGGCGGGTGATGGCGGTAAGCAACGGCTTTTTAGAAGTGAAGAACAACCAGGTGACCATTCTGGCCGACGCGGCGGAGCTGGCGGAAGAAATCGATGTGGAGCGGGCGCGGCGGGCCAAGGAGCGGGCGGAGGAGCGCCTCAGAGCCCGCACGCCGGACATAGACATAGCGCGGGCTGAAGCGGCCTTGATGCGGGCCTTAGCCCGTCTCAAGGCGGTGGAGCTGGCCCAGCGCTACCGCGGCACGGCCAGGTAA
- the spoIID gene encoding stage II sporulation protein D, with product MRRLVGLVLVLCALAGLLWLAKKQREPKISPLEPKEVRLYRHATGKVEVLPLEEYVVGVVAAEMPAEWPLEALKAQAVAARTYVLRRIVAGGVYNNPHPGADISDDPQSGQAYIDREELKRRLGLIDYYRYYPKIRRAVEETKGLVLVYRGQLIEPAYHACCGGHTEDAAEIWAVSAPYLKGVPCPCAEAEAVKETRTYTLADFYRALLGEKALPALKGNAPVLAVTRRSNTGRPLEVAVAGVRLPALLVRERLGLKSTRFTWEIKGDRVEITTVGYGHGVGLCQRGAKVLAEKGYDFQRILSHYYTGVGVVKY from the coding sequence TTGCGGCGGCTGGTAGGGTTGGTGCTGGTACTTTGTGCCCTGGCGGGGCTTTTATGGCTAGCCAAGAAGCAGAGGGAGCCCAAAATAAGCCCGCTCGAGCCCAAGGAGGTGCGCCTTTACCGTCACGCCACGGGAAAAGTCGAGGTTCTCCCTCTGGAGGAGTACGTGGTGGGGGTAGTAGCGGCAGAGATGCCGGCGGAGTGGCCGCTGGAGGCCTTGAAGGCGCAGGCGGTGGCGGCCCGTACTTATGTGCTACGGCGCATTGTGGCCGGAGGGGTTTATAACAACCCCCATCCGGGGGCGGATATAAGCGACGACCCGCAGAGCGGACAGGCCTACATCGACAGAGAGGAACTCAAGCGGCGGCTAGGGCTTATAGACTACTACCGCTACTACCCCAAGATTCGCCGGGCGGTGGAGGAAACCAAGGGGCTAGTCCTGGTTTACCGGGGGCAGCTAATCGAACCGGCCTACCACGCCTGCTGTGGGGGGCACACGGAGGACGCGGCGGAGATCTGGGCGGTTTCTGCCCCCTACCTCAAAGGGGTTCCCTGCCCTTGCGCCGAGGCAGAAGCGGTGAAGGAGACGCGCACTTACACCCTGGCCGACTTTTACCGGGCCCTCTTGGGGGAGAAGGCCCTTCCTGCCCTGAAGGGAAACGCTCCCGTACTGGCAGTGACCAGGCGGAGCAACACCGGCCGACCTCTGGAGGTGGCGGTAGCCGGGGTGCGCCTGCCAGCCCTGCTGGTGCGGGAGCGCTTGGGGCTCAAGTCCACCCGCTTCACCTGGGAGATTAAAGGGGATCGGGTGGAGATCACCACCGTGGGCTACGGGCACGGTGTGGGCCTTTGCCAGCGCGGAGCCAAAGTGCTAGCTGAAAAGGGCTACGACTTCCAGCGCATCTTGTCCCATTACTACACCGGGGTAGGAGTTGTCAAGTACTAG
- the spoIIID gene encoding sporulation transcriptional regulator SpoIIID: MQDYIQRRVLEICAYILETRATVRQAAKVFNVSKSTVHKDMTERLPSLNKTLARKIRAILDQNKAERHLRGGEATRRKYREKAEKEEKEEFLRA, encoded by the coding sequence ATGCAGGACTACATCCAGCGGCGGGTTCTGGAAATCTGCGCCTACATCCTGGAGACCAGGGCTACGGTAAGGCAGGCAGCCAAGGTTTTCAACGTCTCCAAGAGCACCGTGCACAAGGACATGACGGAACGCCTTCCCTCCCTCAATAAGACATTGGCCCGCAAAATTCGCGCCATTCTGGACCAGAACAAAGCAGAAAGACATCTGCGCGGGGGAGAAGCCACGCGTCGCAAGTACCGGGAGAAAGCCGAAAAGGAGGAAAAAGAGGAGTTTCTTCGGGCTTAG